In Vibrio gallicus, a single window of DNA contains:
- a CDS encoding hydantoinase/oxoprolinase family protein, translating into MQKFRLGIDVGGTNTDGVLLDARLQCVAKIKVPTSHDIFTGIDAAIHALLEQSGATGAQIQHAMLGTTQCTNAIVEKKGLDRVGMIRLALPSGSSVPPLCGWSESWQSLLGEHFYQAHGGYEYDGQLIAEIQQQEIRQLCRKMQGKVDSIAICGVFSPVNGSQELQVAQWVLEELPEVNISVSHKVGSLGVLERENATILNAALQGTAKRFVDGFCTALQAHNIKAQPYFGQNDGTLMSQDFALKYPILTVACGPTNSIRGASHLSKLKQAIVVDVGGTTADIGALVHGYPRESSIAVELGEVRTNFRMPDILALAIGGGTIVRQTEQGVRLGPDSVGHQLLEQAQSFGGEVLTLTDVALKLNKLQWDANTSLTPLSLELSKAELIYQQMIDVVEEGIDKMKTSADKVPVILVGGGSALLPDEFSGVSEVVRPQHFEVANAIGVALGEISGQLDKIVPIEPSERQQVLDKLQAQAKTAAIQSGACPDSVSIIERSEIPLSYLQGNMVHVKIKAAGKIA; encoded by the coding sequence ATGCAGAAATTTCGTTTAGGCATAGATGTTGGTGGCACTAACACTGATGGGGTGTTACTTGATGCAAGGTTACAGTGTGTGGCCAAGATTAAAGTACCCACTTCCCATGACATTTTTACCGGTATCGATGCTGCTATACACGCGTTACTTGAACAAAGTGGTGCAACCGGCGCTCAGATCCAACACGCAATGCTAGGTACAACTCAGTGTACTAACGCTATTGTGGAGAAAAAAGGCCTGGACCGTGTGGGCATGATTCGCCTTGCTTTACCAAGTGGTAGTAGCGTGCCACCGCTTTGTGGTTGGAGTGAGTCTTGGCAGAGTTTATTGGGTGAACACTTTTATCAAGCCCATGGTGGCTATGAATATGATGGTCAACTCATTGCTGAGATCCAGCAGCAGGAGATCCGCCAATTGTGTCGCAAGATGCAAGGAAAAGTGGATTCTATCGCTATTTGTGGTGTGTTCTCGCCAGTTAATGGCTCTCAAGAGCTGCAAGTTGCGCAATGGGTTTTAGAAGAGTTGCCTGAGGTGAATATCTCCGTTTCTCACAAGGTTGGCAGTCTTGGGGTTCTTGAGCGTGAAAACGCCACTATCCTTAACGCGGCACTGCAAGGTACCGCTAAGCGATTTGTGGACGGGTTTTGTACTGCACTTCAGGCACATAATATAAAAGCTCAGCCCTATTTTGGACAAAACGATGGCACTTTGATGTCTCAAGACTTTGCCTTAAAGTACCCGATTTTGACCGTAGCTTGTGGTCCAACTAACTCGATTCGTGGTGCCAGCCATCTATCCAAGCTTAAACAAGCCATTGTGGTTGATGTAGGTGGTACTACCGCAGATATTGGGGCTTTAGTCCACGGTTATCCGCGAGAGTCGAGTATTGCAGTTGAGCTTGGTGAGGTAAGAACCAACTTTCGTATGCCTGATATTCTAGCGCTTGCGATTGGAGGTGGAACGATTGTCCGCCAAACTGAGCAAGGTGTTCGTTTAGGGCCAGATAGTGTAGGGCATCAGCTTCTTGAGCAAGCACAAAGCTTTGGTGGAGAGGTGTTAACCTTAACCGATGTGGCACTGAAACTGAATAAACTGCAGTGGGATGCCAATACTTCCTTAACGCCATTATCGTTAGAGCTGTCTAAAGCCGAGCTTATCTATCAGCAGATGATTGATGTTGTAGAAGAGGGGATCGATAAGATGAAAACCTCAGCAGATAAGGTGCCAGTAATACTTGTAGGTGGCGGTAGTGCACTATTGCCAGACGAGTTTTCTGGGGTTAGTGAGGTTGTGCGTCCACAACATTTTGAAGTCGCTAATGCTATTGGTGTCGCTTTAGGTGAGATCTCCGGTCAGTTAGACAAAATTGTTCCAATTGAGCCAAGTGAGCGACAACAGGTTCTCGACAAGCTTCAAGCGCAGGCTAAAACTGCCGCTATTCAATCTGGTGCCTGTCCTGATAGCGTTTCGATTATCGAACGTAGCGAAATTCCTTTGAGTTATCTGCAGGGCAATATGGTGCATGTGAAGATCAAAGCGGCTGGAAAGATAGCGTAA
- a CDS encoding SDR family NAD(P)-dependent oxidoreductase, with amino-acid sequence MSNKVAFISGATGGIGFQVAKRLGEDGYTVVLNGIEDEKGAERLAELKEAGINAEYYGFDVTDEHAVTANINAIGEKFGHIDVIVNNAGGLGGRSPIEGMETDFFRKVMALNLDSAFFVSRAAIPFLKKSDNASIINFTSNAAWNAGGPGAGIYGTSKAAVHTLTRALAKELAPANIRVNAVSPGTIDTPFHAQIKSTKPEVFASWANSIMLGRLGQPEEVASAISFLVSKDASFITAETLQIGGGQALGI; translated from the coding sequence ATGTCTAATAAAGTAGCATTTATCTCAGGCGCAACTGGCGGCATCGGTTTTCAAGTAGCTAAACGTCTAGGCGAAGATGGTTACACTGTTGTACTTAATGGTATCGAAGATGAAAAAGGCGCAGAGCGTCTTGCAGAGCTTAAAGAAGCTGGCATCAATGCAGAATACTACGGTTTTGATGTAACTGATGAGCACGCTGTTACAGCAAACATCAATGCAATCGGTGAAAAATTTGGTCATATTGACGTTATCGTTAATAACGCTGGTGGCCTTGGCGGTCGTAGCCCAATCGAAGGTATGGAAACTGATTTCTTCCGTAAAGTAATGGCTCTTAACCTAGACAGCGCATTCTTCGTATCTCGTGCTGCTATCCCATTCCTTAAGAAGTCTGATAATGCATCAATCATTAACTTCACTTCGAATGCAGCTTGGAACGCAGGTGGCCCAGGTGCGGGTATCTACGGTACTTCTAAAGCAGCAGTGCACACTCTAACTCGCGCTCTTGCAAAAGAACTTGCTCCAGCTAACATCCGTGTTAATGCAGTATCTCCTGGTACTATCGATACTCCATTCCACGCACAAATCAAATCTACTAAGCCAGAAGTATTTGCTTCATGGGCTAACAGCATCATGCTTGGTCGCCTTGGTCAACCAGAAGAAGTTGCTTCTGCAATCTCTTTCCTAGTTAGCAAAGATGCGTCTTTCATCACTGCTGAAACGCTACAAATCGGTGGTGGTCAAGCTCTAGGTATCTAA